A window from Citrus sinensis cultivar Valencia sweet orange chromosome 3, DVS_A1.0, whole genome shotgun sequence encodes these proteins:
- the LOC127901528 gene encoding putative disease resistance protein At4g11170, whose amino-acid sequence MCLPILLIVGHLTRPDAKLVKEITADILEKLEKLLPAISDSDRLVGLESRVEQVKSLLAIGLLDVRLVGIWGMGGIGKTTIGVVFNQFSQKFEGKYFMANVREESEKCGVLVHLRNQVLSKVLGENFDIGTQKIPQYIRDRLQRMKVFIVLDDVNKYGQNHCNY is encoded by the coding sequence ATGTGTCTGCCTATTTTACTCATTGTTGGTCACCTTACCAGGCCAGACGCCAAACTTGTAAAGGAAATTACTGCAgatattttggaaaaattagaaaaattgttACCAGCAATAAGTGATTCCGATCGCCTAGTTGGATTAGAGTCACGTGTTGAGCAAGTTAAATCACTGTTAGCCATTGGGTTGCTAGACGTTCGACTTGTAGGAATTTGGGGTATGGGCGGTATTGGTAAAACAACCATTGGAGTAGTTTTTAACCAATTTTCTCAGAAGTTTGAAGGGAAGTATTTCATGGCAAATGTCAGGGAAGAATCAGAAAAATGTGGCGTGTTGGTACATCTACGGAACCAAGTTCTTTCAAAGGTATTaggagaaaattttgatattggaACACAGAAAATACCGCAGTATATCAGGGACAGGCTTCAAAGAATGAAGGTCTTTATAGTTCTTGATGATGTTAACAAGTATGGTCAGAATCATTGTAACTACTAG